From the Mesoaciditoga lauensis cd-1655R = DSM 25116 genome, one window contains:
- a CDS encoding ABC transporter ATP-binding protein, with protein sequence MGLIEVKDLTKKFKVLKGAVGKKAEITAVDEISFEIDKGKTLGLVGESGCGKTTTGRMVVKLVEPSKGKILIEGKDVTRMKDVEFKPFRRNVQIIFQDPYSSLNPRMTIYDTLKRPLRIFEITKDKNEEKEIIMKTLASVGLKPEHMTRYPHEFSGGQRQRVAVARAIITHPNFIVLDEPTSALDVSVQAQIMNLLKNLKNSLSLTYLFISHDLSVVKFISDQIAVMYLGHIVEMAETREIFQHPLHPYTRLLFQSIPVPNPKKKIKIPQDVGELPSLLDPPKGCPFYSRCPLAKEKCEFHKPQLVEVSDGHKVACFLYHDVEKERMRSDRTSKELL encoded by the coding sequence ATGGGCTTAATAGAGGTAAAAGATCTTACCAAAAAATTCAAAGTTTTAAAAGGAGCAGTGGGGAAAAAAGCTGAAATAACCGCCGTGGACGAGATATCCTTTGAAATAGATAAAGGTAAAACACTTGGACTGGTTGGAGAATCGGGATGTGGAAAAACCACAACCGGAAGAATGGTCGTTAAGCTTGTAGAGCCTTCAAAGGGTAAAATACTCATCGAGGGAAAAGATGTAACACGTATGAAGGATGTTGAGTTTAAGCCGTTCAGAAGGAACGTTCAAATCATATTCCAAGATCCCTACTCTTCGCTAAATCCCAGAATGACGATATATGATACGCTTAAAAGACCTTTACGCATATTCGAAATCACAAAAGATAAAAACGAAGAAAAAGAAATAATCATGAAAACGCTTGCCAGCGTTGGATTGAAGCCAGAACACATGACAAGATATCCTCATGAGTTTTCGGGAGGTCAACGTCAGAGGGTAGCCGTTGCGCGTGCGATAATTACACATCCTAATTTCATAGTGCTTGATGAACCCACTTCCGCTTTGGACGTGTCGGTTCAAGCGCAGATAATGAACCTTTTGAAGAATTTGAAGAATTCCCTTTCTTTGACCTATCTTTTTATATCTCATGATTTATCCGTCGTGAAATTCATAAGTGATCAAATCGCTGTTATGTATCTTGGGCACATAGTAGAAATGGCGGAAACCAGGGAGATTTTCCAACATCCATTGCATCCTTACACGCGTTTACTTTTTCAATCTATTCCCGTGCCTAATCCCAAGAAGAAGATAAAAATACCTCAGGACGTTGGGGAACTTCCTTCGCTTTTGGATCCTCCTAAAGGTTGCCCTTTTTACAGTCGATGCCCCTTGGCAAAAGAAAAATGTGAATTTCATAAGCCACAACTTGTGGAAGTCTCTGATGGACACAAAGTGGCCTGCTTTCTGTATCACGATGTGGAAAAAGAGCGAATGCGTTCTGACAGAACTTCAAAAGAATTGCTCTAA